A window of the Podospora bellae-mahoneyi strain CBS 112042 chromosome 6, whole genome shotgun sequence genome harbors these coding sequences:
- a CDS encoding hypothetical protein (EggNog:ENOG503NUI0; COG:Q) translates to MLSRSPSEEEEEEREFDVVVCATGYEASYIPSFELVGRDGVRLAERWSGCHRDGGTNPECYLGTTVSGFPNYFMFLGPNSPVANGGLVQAIQAQGMYIYKCGGKMQTQGVRCMEVQRSVMDEYNEHAQAYLRGSMWTEGCQSWYKRVGEGGEDKVIGIYPGSAFHFVEIMRHPRWENYDFGYGYPGIIGSRNGPSIRQNRFAFMGNGFTRREAMVRV, encoded by the coding sequence ATGCTGTCACGTTCGcccagcgaggaggaggaggaagaacgAGAATTTGACGTGGTGGTATGCGCTACAGGATATGAAGCGTCGTACATCCCCTCTTTTGAGCTCGTGGGACGTGATGGGGTGAGACTTGCGGAGCGATGGAGCGGTTGTCACCGGGATGGAGGTACTAACCCAGAGTGCTACCTTGGCACAACGGTGTCTGGCTTCCCCAACTACTTCATGTTTCTGGGTCCCAACTCCCCGGTTGCGAATGGAGGGTTGGTGCAGGCTATCCAAGCTCAGGGCATGTACATCTATAAGTGTGGGGGGAAGATGCAGACCCAAGGCGTAAGGTGCATGGAGGTTCAAAGGAGTGTCATGGACGAGTACAACGAACATGCTCAGGCGTATCTGAGGGGGAGTATGTGGACAGAAGGATGCCAGAGCTGGTACAAAAGAgtcggcgagggaggggaagacaAGGTAATTGGTATTTACCCTGGGAGTGCGTTCCATTTCGTGGAGATAATGAGGCATCCAAGGTGGGAGAACTACGACTTTGGCTACGGTTATCCCGGCATTATTGGTAGTAGGAACGGGCCGTCTATCAGACAAAACAGGTTTGCATTCATGGGCAACGGGTTCACGAGGAGGGAGGCTATGGTAAGAGTATAG
- a CDS encoding hypothetical protein (EggNog:ENOG503P2ZX; COG:S) → MTRVDDTEITHATDNGNSKHEPSIKAHIDGLLRNGTPSFPRFLIRLGGTGAIADWADSSYYGKKNPRVWNDIHDIEQLTSLPDTALHRNIEKIVQKAAVDHGDRLKCAIICSCGVYDPGKGPGRAQSQLVPLFCDEIINNTKRAFYTQSGGNTRSWVHIDDLVAVYMKLVEAAAAGGGNADWGLYGYYFTATQEVSQLDFATAIGRILKKHGVIEYEEPVQLPLDDIWKTAQKSKWRYTGIYAFACNTRTVSERARKVLGYEPKAPRLFDCLEEDVLAAVRRGA, encoded by the exons ATGACTCGTGTTGACGATACTGAAATTACGCACGCAACAGACAACGGGAACAGTAAACATGAGCCTTCCATCAAAGCGCACATTGATGGTCTGCTTCGGAATGGCaccccttcttttcctcgttTCCTCATCCGTCTTGGCGGTACAGGCGCCATCGCCGACTGGGCAGATTCGTCCTACTACGGCAAGAAGAACCCAAGGGTTTGGAACGACATTCACGATATCGAGCAGCTGACGTCCCTACCGGACACAGCGTTACATCGGAACATCGAGAAAATTGTCCAAAAGGCAGCAGTGGATCACGGCGATCGTCTCAAATGTGCAATCATCTGCTCTTGTGGAGTGTATGATCCTGGAAAGGGACCCGGAAGGGCACAAAGCCAATTGGTGCCTCTGTTCTGTGATgagatcatcaacaacaccaagcgTGCGTTTTACACTCAGTCCGGAGGAAACACTCGAAGCTGGGTGCACATCGATGATCTTGTGGCGGTTTACATGAAACTGGTCGAGGCAGCCGCAGCTGGCGGTGGAAATGCTGACTGGGGTCTTTAC GGATATTACTTCACAGCCACGCAGGAGGTCTCCCAGCTCGACTTCGCCACTGCCATCGGCCGTATTCTCAAGAAGCACGGTGTTATTGAATATGAGGAGCCTGTGCAGCTGCCTCTAGATGACATCTGGAAGACTGCACAAAAGTCCAAATGGCGCTACACAGGAATCTACGCATTTGCTTGCAACACACGAACAGTCAGCGAAAGAGCACGAAAGGTCCTCGGTTACGAGCCAAAAGCCCCGAGGCTTTTTGACTGCCTTGAGGAGGACGTCTTGGCCGCGGTGAGAAGAGGAGCATGA
- a CDS encoding hypothetical protein (COG:H; CAZy:PL1; EggNog:ENOG503NUJG), translating to MRICGLAALFSVVLAAASPTPDRRRQPLTNANSTDVANIGFATQNGGTTGGLGANATTATTLAELSAAVSETNPLPAIVFIKGAITGATKVRVGSNKSIIGLPGSSLRGIGLIIRHQRNVIIRNLVSSHVVASLAEDAVKIDSSTNIWIDHCEFSSALVADKDYYDGLVDASHGSDFITVSHTYFHDHWKTTLVGHSDSNAAQDTGKLRITYANNYFRNINSRAPLIRFGTAHIFNNLYESVGSAINTRMSAQVLVESNYFLNVTTAVTSKDSKEVGYATLEDNVFGRAASNAPVGSLTKQKIPYAYTLLGSGKVQGAVPLQAGARLNVTVPVPVQPEPTTTSSSTTTSQTSMSITTTLVTTTSAPITTTSVISTPSTTTSNTSTMVTTTLVESPTTVEPTVEPTTTEPTTTTEPTTTSDPTSATELTTTSEPTPTTESATEIPTTAEPTTTAELTTMTTNPEPTESTDPDTSQPTETPNPTTPYDRRAAPRSKAEKARGGAATSIRGALGKGEAVAELGIHFVSLFLASVAQSPTNRPAAGGRVRRGRGLAAAGGAAAVVDAGLARVDLAVGLGSRRDEGREGEDEGGGELHLEGLFLVESVV from the exons ATGAGAATCTGTGGGTTGGCGGCTTTATTCTCCGTGGTGCTGGCTGCCGCCTCGCCAACACCTGACAGACGACGACAGCCTTTAACAAATGCAAACTCAACCGATGTAGCAAACATCGGCTTTGCAACTCAGAATGGAGG GACAACCGGCGGCCTCGGTGCCAATGCGACAACCGCTACTACCCTTGCCGAGCTCAGTGCCGCCGTCTCGGAAACAAACCCACTGCCCGCCATAGTCTTCATTAAAGGAGCTATCACTGGTGCCACAAAGGTCAGAGTGGGGAGTAACAAAAGCATCATCGGCCTCCCTGGGTCATCGCTCAGGGGAATCGGCCTCATAATACGCCACCAAAGGAACGTCATCATTCGGAATCTTGTCTCGTCTCACGTCGTTGCCTCATTAGCTGAGGATGCCGTGAAGAttgacagcagcaccaacatATGGATTGATCACTGCGAGTTCTCCTCCGCTCTTGTTGCAGATAAAGACTATTATGATGGTCTTGTGGACGCCTCTCATGGTTCAGACTTCATCACGGTTTCCCA CACCTACTTCCACGACCATTGGAAGACGACTCTCGTAGGCCATTCCGACTCCAACGCCGCCCAAGACACCGGCAAACTTCGCATCACCTACGCCAACAACTACTTCCGCAATATCAACTCCCGCGCCCCCCTCATCAGATTTGGCACAGcccacatcttcaacaatCTCTACGAAAGTGTTGGCAGCGCAATCAACACCCGCATGTCCGCCCAGGTCCTGGTTGAGTCCAATTACTTTCTGAATGTGACCACAGCAGTGACAAGCAAAGATTCGAAAGAAGTCGGATATGCAACGTTGGAGGATAATGTCTTTGGGAGGGCAGCCAGTAACGCGCCGGTGGGGAGCTTGACCAAACAGAAGATTCCGTACGCGTATACTCTCTTGGGAAGTGGAAAGGTGCAAGGGGCAGTGCCCTTACAGGCGGGGGCGAGACTGAATGTTACCGTGCCGGTTCCTGTGCAGCCAGAGCCAACAACGACTTCTTCGTCGACAACCACATCGCAGACAAGCATGTCCATTACAACAACTTTAGTGACCACCACGTCTGCTCCAATTACAACCACGTCGGTCATAAGCACCCCGAGTACGACTACATCGAATACTAGCACCATGGTCACTACCACCTTGGTCGAGTCGCCAACCACAGTCGAGCCAACAGTAGAGCCTACAACTACTGagcccacaacaaccactgagccaaccaccacctctgaCCCAACCTCAGCAACTGAGTTGACTACTACCTCTGAGCCGACCCCAACAACGGAATCTGCCACAGAAATCCCAACTACAGCAGAGCCtacaacaacagcagaacTGACAACAatgaccaccaacccagaGCCAACTGAGTCCACCGACCCGGACACCTCCCAACCAACCGAGacacccaaccccaccacacCATA TGACAGGCGTGCAGCCCCTAGGAGCAAAGCAGAGAAAGCCAGGGGAGGCGCAGCAACGAGCATAAGAGGTGCCCTGGGCAAAGGTGAGGCCGTTGCAGAGCTAGGTATCCACTTTGTCAGCCTATTCCT TGCCTCCGTTGCCCAAAGTCCCACCAACAGACCGGCAGCAGGTGGCCGTGtcaggagggggagagggctCGCCGCTGCCGGAGGAGCAGCCGCAGTCGTAGACGCAGGTCTGGCGCGCGTCGATCTCGCTGTCGGGCTGGGGAGCCGCCGAGACGAGGGCcgtgagggcgaggatgagggtggtggtgaactTCATCTTGAAGGTTTGTTTCTCGTCGAAAGTGTTGTTTGA
- a CDS encoding hypothetical protein (COG:V; EggNog:ENOG503NYXR): protein MKFTTTLILALTALVSAAPQPDSEIDARQTCVYDCGCSSGSGEPSPPPDTATCCRSVGGTLGNGGTLCNGLTFAQGTSYARCCASPGFLCFAPRGCTPVTV from the exons ATGAagttcaccaccaccctcatcctcgccctcacgGCCCTCGTCTCGGCGGCTCCCCAGCCCGACAGCGAGATCGACGCGCGCCAGACCTGCGTCTACGACTGCGGCTGCTCCTCCGGCAGCGGCGagccctctccccctcctgaCACGGCCACCTGCTGCCGGTCTGTTGGTGGGACTTTGGGCAACGGAGGCACT CTCTGCAACGGCCTCACCTTTGCCCAGGGCACCTCTTATGCTCGTTGCTGCGCCTCCCCTGGCTTTCTCTGCTTTGCTCCTAGGGGCTGCACGCCTGTCACTGTTTAA
- a CDS encoding hypothetical protein (EggNog:ENOG503NXN6; CAZy:AA7; COG:C) yields the protein MSAPGFLMSSLLITSCRTTPKVCNGYIRASSSRFTSNLLLAVLLAGGILANVSTIEPVLDEPPLVEKRPFEMVNHELYTTTALSLLTPLAPGHNWNGTGHSLNGTSNCKLIPGDSTWPRDGDWSALNETLGGRLISSVPLAAVCHNEPFNIYNETRCGEAREGWDRPETHFVEPVEFNAPVFQNATCDPFTSVDQGCELGNYVSYVVNLTTDTAADDIKAGLAFATQHNLRVVIKNTGHDYLGKSTGKGALSFWTHNLKNISIIEAYSSNDYNGPAVKIGAGVQGFDVLDSLKESGYLTLSGSCPTVGLAGGYTQGGGHSILTSKYGLSADNVLEWEVVTANGTLVTATPKENQDLYFALSGGGGGTFGVVVSMTTRLFEDRKIGGANNFTFAAASDKKEDVNAFWDAVGSLQNLTIPFVDAGNSLVYLIYAWPDRKVPALTTYSVTVPDCDTTECVDTAMKPFTDDLTARGVKYEYSAKVSETFLEHYNASFGPVPYGWYPVSQVTGGRLLPRAVVSDEEMGKNLTATMRMAIQEEGFSFGCVASSAKVGLREGVVSSVNPAWRNAMAFCLVVGKWDYSIDRAEMMKMQKALTEVVQPALDAATPGGGCYLNEANFEQEDWQEQFYGLENYKNLRNVKDTWDPTGVFYALTAVGSEDWELDGDGRVCKKQ from the exons ATGAGCGCTCCTGGCTTTTTGATGTCGAGTCTGCTCATAACTTCATGCAGGACGACTCCCAAGGTCTGTAACGGTTATATCAGGGCGAGTTCCTCCCGTTTCACTTCGAATCTACTCCTCGCTGTCCTTCTCGCTGGCGGAATATTAGCGAACGTCAGCACAATCGAGCCAGTTCTCGACGAGCCTCCTCTTGTAGAGAAACGTCCTTTCGAGATGGTCAACCACGAACTTTACACCACGACTGCGTTGTCGTTACTCACCCCACTTGCTCCCGGGCATAATTGGAACGGCACCGGGCATAGTCTGAATGGCACCAGCAACTGCAAGTTAATCCCTGGTGATAGCACATGGCCAAGAGACGGTGACTGGTCAGCGCTGAACGAGACGCTTGGTGGCCGCTTGATTTCCTCGGTTCCCTTGGCCGCCGTGTGCCACAACGAGCCTTTCAACATCTACAATGAGACGAGATGCGGCGAGGCGAGGGAAGGTTGGGATAGGCCCGAGACTCA CTTCGTCGAACCAGTCGAGTTCAACGCGCCCGTCTTCCAAAATGCCACTTGTGACCCTTTCACCTCCGTAGATCAAGGGTGTGAGCTCGGCAACTACGTCAGCTACGttgtcaacctcaccaccgacaCCGCTGCCGACGACATCAAGGCCGGCCTCGCCTTTGCAACCCAGCACAACCTCCGCGTCGTGATCAAGAACACAGGCCACGATTACCTCGGCAAGTCCACCGGCAAGGGCGCCCTCTCCTTTTGGacccacaacctcaagaaCATCTCTATTATCGAGGCCTACAGCAGTAACGACTACAACGGCCCCGCCGTCAAGATCGGGGCTGGCGTGCAAggttttgatgttttggatTCCCTCAAGGAATCCGGCTACCTTACGCTCTCTGGCTCGTGCCCCACCGTTGGTTTGGCGGGAGGGTATACCCAGGGAGGAGGACACTCTATTCTCACAAGCAAGTATGGCCTTTCGGCTGACAACGTCCTCGAGTGGGAGGTTGTGACAGCAAACGGCACTCTTGTCACCGCCACTCCGAAGGAAAACCAAGACCTGTATTTTGCTCTTtctggtggcggcggcgggacGTTCGGTGTTGTCGTCAGCATGACCACCCGCCTATTCGAGGACAGAAAAATCGGCGGTGCGAACAACTTTACCTTTGCCGCCGCGTCAGACAAGAAAGAAGATGTCAACGCCTTTTGGGATGCTGTCGGCTCACTGCAGAACTTGACCATTCCGTTTGTCGACGCGGGGAACAGTCTGGTCTATCTGATTTACGCCTGGCCTGACAGGAAGGTCCCCGCGTTGACGACGTATAGCGTTACTGTTCCTGACTGTGACACGACGGAGTGTGTGGACACGGCGATGAAGCCTTTTACGGATGACTTGACggcgaggggggtgaagTACGAGTATTCGGCCAAGGTGTCGGAGACGTTTTTGGAGCATTACAATGCTTCGTTTGGGCCGGTTCCGTATGGCTGGTATCCGGTCTCGCAGGTgacgggggggaggttgttgcccagggcggtggtgtcggatgaggagatggggaaGAATCTAACtgcgacgatgaggatggctatccaggaggaggggttcaGTTTTGGGTGTGTTGCGTCGAGTGCAAAggttgggttgagggagggggtggtttcTTCGGTGAATCCTGCTTGGAGGAATGCGATGGCTTTCTGTCTTGTTGTGGGGAAGTGGGACTACTCGATTGACAGggcggagatgatgaagatgcagAAGGCCTTGACCGAGGTGGTGCAGCCTGCTCTTGATGCCGCTACGccggggggtgggtgttATCTCAATGAGGCCAACTTTGAGCAGGAGGATTGGCAGGAGCAGTTTTATGGGTTGGAGAATTACAAGAATTTGAGGAATGTGAAGGATACGTGGGATCCTACGGGGGTGTTTTACGCTTTGACTGCTGTGGGTAGTGAGGATTGGgagcttgatggtgatgggagggtCTGCAAGAAGCAGTGA
- a CDS encoding hypothetical protein (EggNog:ENOG503PHCI; COG:S): METLHDNTDPLPWLWEDPYLVPLDFPTFGASFDTGVPLLPQSEGAIHQQPELSSQWDGGDPTLIDFNCLSPNLGSFPDFDFSMCLAQIGMESPHSIWTASAYTDSIACPSITSDVSSLSPSQMSMTMSTPPSFLPFTSRPLAPLQHCEPFELANGQGDRTVQVAENPRVNPTTAFPSPPQTSTRPRSSRRRRDPSFIPARQIRQREKPEKCPICQKGHQYRSDVKKHIASRHKDRAHEFGVSIALFPCPVSGCSQTFAVSRPDHALRHIRRKHKDHDGNTKAVRGGKK, encoded by the exons ATGGAGACCCTACACGACAATACAGACCCCCTACCATGGCTTTGGGAAGATCCATATCTTGTTCCCCTGGACTTTCCTACTTTTGGTGCATCCTTCGACACTGGCGTCCCCTTGCTGCCACAGTCAGAAGGAGCCAttcaccaacaacccgaACTAAGCAGCCAGTGGGATGGCGGCGATCCTACTCTTATCGATTTCAACTGTTTGTCGCCTAATCTGGGTTCTTTCCCAGATTTCGACTTCAGCATGTGTCTGGCGCAGATCGGCATGGAAAGTCCACATTCCATATGGACGGCTTCTGCCTACACAGACTCGATCGCCTGTCCCTCCATTACATCAGATGTCTCGTCTTTGTCACCGAGCCAGATGTCGATGACCATGTCAACGCCGCCGTCCTTCTTGCCATTTACTTCGAGACCCTTGGCTCCGCTACAGCACTGTGAGCCCTTTGAGTTAGCAAATGGTCAAGGAGACCGCACAGTTCAAGTTGCAGAAAATCCAAGGGTGAATCCCACCACGGCGTTTCCTAGCCCCCCACAAACGTCTACTAGGCCTCGCAGCTCCCGTCGACGACGTGACCCTTCCTTCATCCCGGC GCGCCAGATCCGACAGCGCGAGAAGCCTGAAAAGTGTCCAATTTGCCAAAAGGGCCATCAATACCGATCAGATGTAAAAAAGCACATTGCGTCCCGCCACAAAGACAGAGCTCACGAGTTTGGGGTCTCAATCGCTTTATTCCCTTGCCCAGTATCAGGGTGCTCTCAAACATTTGCTGTCTCGAGGCCAGATCATGCTTTGCGCCATATCCGAAGAAAGCACAAGGACCATGATGGAAACACAAAGGCAGTTCGCGGGGGGAAGAAGTAA
- a CDS encoding hypothetical protein (EggNog:ENOG503P3X1): MGCGGSKPAKRRAANPGAESRLAHHKIPETRDINANVLKQALERVSHYIASRGHHISVIAVGGAVNTLYLRLRQMTHDVDIFGSDFSNSARHLVDEAMHDAQRAIPGLGTDWLNTETQMWMSGRLHAEITQAARAQNVIVFQGRDRGLTILAAPWAYASSAKINRILTGGSQARPYDLQDAVTYIHRYIQAHGNKPVPVRVALGWERQYHHEMTEDVLRNQVNPAYRRQYGGKNAFA; this comes from the exons ATGGGCTGTGGCGGTAGCAAGCCTGCCAAAAGAAGGGCTGCCAACCCGGGGGCGGAATCCAGATTGGCGCACCACAAGAT ACCTGAGACAAGAGATATCAACGCCAACGTCTTGAAGCAGGCCCTCGAACGCGTCTCCCACTACATTGCGAGTCGGGGACACCACATCAGTGTCATCGCTGTTGGCGGAGCTGTCAACACACTCTACCTTCGCTTGCGACAAATGACCCACGACGTCGATATCTTCGGTTCCGACTTCAGCAACAGCGCCCGCCACCTCGTCGACGAAGCAATGCATGACGCACAAAGAGCTATACCAGGCCTGGGAACAGACTGGCTCAACACTGAAACTCAGATGTGGATGTCTGGTCGACTGCACGCAGAGATCACACAGGCTGCAAGAGCTCAAAACGTGATTGTCTTTCAGGGGAGGGATAGGGGTTTGACGATCTTGGCAGCTCCATGGGCATATGCATCTTCTGCAAAGATCAATCGCATCCTGACGGGAGGCAGCCAGGCACGACCGTATGACCTCCAGGATGCTGTCACGTATATCCATCGGTACATTCAGGCGCATGGCAACAAACCTGTGCCGGTCAGGGTTGCGCTGGGATGGGAAAGACAGTATCATCATGAGATGACCGAGGATGTGTTGCGCAATCAGGTGAACCCAGCATATCGAAGACAGTATGGTGGTAAGAATGCGTTTGCCTGA
- a CDS encoding hypothetical protein (antiSMASH:Cluster_2; EggNog:ENOG503P7ST): MASPDGNRAKRLWVIARDTLRSIRTFQFSAADRFEGEEYVAQDSDFPTFPPPPPRQILQSPSIYRDQIRQRKFACPRGVFEDSPLYALYRLYEFFLLDDQIAYGNELEAFWRKSDPSWTVSKITDPKVADPGFDSPGLTDLERHEHYAFLAGCAYMVVKSFNTRVKLGLSRQMRSLMTPDEVEAAQNVPMEERSWESVPEWAENVPALPDVLVVPANDGEVLTGPEDRRAHEDFLKKGILLWTPHIYFT, translated from the coding sequence ATGGCATCTCCCGATGGCAACAGAGCCAAAAGATTATGGGTCATAGCTCGGGACACACTACGGAGCATACGCACTTTTCAGTTCTCGGCCGCCGACCGctttgaaggggaggaataTGTTGCTCAAGACTCCGACTTTCCAACCtttccacctccgcctccccgaCAGATCCTGCAATCTCCTTCCATCTACCGCGACCAAATCCGCCAGCGCAAGTTTGCCTGCCCCCGCGGTGTCTTTGAGGACTCGCCCCTCTACGCGCTATACCGACTCTATGAATTCTTCCTCTTAGACGACCAAATAGCCTACGGCAATGAGCTCGAAGCATTTTGGCGAAAGTCGGATCCTTCCTGGACTGTCTCCAAGATCACAGACCCCAAAGTCGCCGATCCAGGATTTGACTCACCGGGTTTAACAGATCTTGAACGCCATGAACATTACGCCTTTTTGGCAGGGTGCGCCTACATGGTGGTCAAGTCGTTCAACACGCGTGTCAAGTTGGGGCTTAGCCGGCAGATGAGGTCACTCATGACCCCTGACGAGGTGGAAGCAGCTCAAAACGTGCCAATGGAAGAGAGAAGTTGGGAGAGTGTGCCAGAGTGGGCTGAGAATGTCCCGGCGTTGCCCGATGTGTTGGTTGTTCCTGCGAATGATGGAGAAGTGCTCACTGGGCCGGAGGATAGGAGAGCTCACGAGGActttttgaagaaggggattTTGTTGTGGACGCCGCATATTTATTTTACTTGA